The following are encoded together in the Drosophila sechellia strain sech25 chromosome 3R, ASM438219v1, whole genome shotgun sequence genome:
- the LOC6612822 gene encoding uncharacterized protein LOC6612822 isoform X2 has protein sequence MSAFRYFSITDFSFEGPLLPLHAATTSKDAKDSDSPSSELNIPYTVFEVLVAIVSIIGNVLVIIVFRRERKLRRRTNYYIVSLAMADLLVGALGIPFAILASMGLPRNLHACLFTVSLLVVLCTISIFCLVAVSVDRYWAILYPMAYSRNVRTRTAIFIISMCWVAGTIVGFLPLFGWHADVNHNQECLFVEVMDYNYLVFLYFATIITPALLMLAFYTHIYRVIIKQVRQIVTMNPASDLSRRSSAAVVQVTTPGRGGHTGTMLRVLGAARKRDVKATQNLSIIVLFFMICWIPLYTINCIKAFCPECYVHPKLTLFCIILSHLNSAVNPVLYAYHLKDFRAALKNLLLKMMGVDIDQQAEAIHRFSVASQHRLQSMDSNMRSTQPRLYVDSPIWLRQQQEALKNSQLLPKCGVVSPCFNNINQTVAAVASVTTDLEREMWNIVEASSGAELGETSYEFPSPAPGSQRSSERNSSSTVPPAPPAPAKPSVPSASYDNHNYSFSQDEDEDDDDLEFEDVFVPASSVPNPTQPGIDPVELRRSLALVMREKLRSDDTDSRPMGNNQDLPIDEQSRERPLSTQTSPTNGPLPALLRAKLFAGNSNSAHCLPGSTASPAPQEQSGVFVIDSAASPGTNGHKPKYRKGTAFTRSSLKKSRSCNCSSIAKGRGVHDEPSSNLCRDQESSVHPQHPQPANHPTENFFSPLRSVGSFMQHSNLFHFLQPHAARPTSSTASSSASTPTPSPPPTGQAQEETVPVGLTTSSPSLLATSAES, from the exons ATGTCCGCCTTTCGATACTTCTCGATCACGGATTTCTCCTTCGAGGGACCTCTGCTCCCGCTGCACGCGGCCACCACGAGCAAGGATGCCAAGGACTCGGACAGCCCCAGCTCCGAGCTGAACATACCCTACACCGTCTTCGAGGTCCTGGTGGCCATCGTCAGCATCATCGGCAACGTGCTGGTGATCATCGTCTTCCGCCGGGAAAGAAAACTGCGACGCCGCACCAACTACTACATAGTATCCCTGGCCATGGCCGATCTGCTAGTGGGCGCGTTGGGCATTCCCTTCGCCATCCTGGCATCCATGGGACTACCCAGAAACCTCCATGCCTGCCTCTTCACCGTCTCCCTGCTCGTGGTGCTGTGTACTATCTCCATCTTCTGTCTGGTCGCCGTCTCCGTGGATCGATACTGGGCCATCCTATATCCGATGGCCTACTCAAGGAATGTCCGCACCCGCACGGCGATAT TCATCATCTCCATGTGCTGGGTGGCCGGGACGATAGTGGGCTTCCTGCCGCTTTTCGGCTGGCACGCCGATGTCAACCACAACCAGGAGTGTCTCTTCGTGGAGGTGATGGACTACAACTACCTCGTCTTCCTCTACTTTGCCACCATTATTACTCCAGCTCTGCTGATGCTGGCCTTCTACACGCACATCTACCGGGTCATCATTAAACAG GTCCGTCAGATCGTTACGATGAACCCCGCCTCCGATCTCAGTCGTCGCTCCTCGGCGGCCGTGGTGCAGGTGACAACACCCGGAAGAGGTGGGCACACGGGAACCATGCTGCGGGTCTTGGGCGCTGCAAGGAAGCGGGACGTCAAGGCCACCCAGAATCTGTCCATTATCGTGCTGTTCTTCATGATCTGCTGGATACCGCTCTATACGATCAACTGCATCAAGGCCTTCTGTCCCGAGTGCTATGTGCATCCCAAGCTGACGCTCTTCTGCATCATTCTGTCCCATCTGAACTCGGCGGTAAATCCGGTCCTGTATGCCTATCACCTCAAGGACTTCCGGGCCGCGCTGAAGAACTTACTCCTGAAGATGATGGGCGTGGACATTGATCAGCAGGCGGAGGCCATCCACCGCTTCTCGGTGGCCAGTCAGCATCGCCTGCAGTCCATGGACTCCAATATGCGCTCCACGCAGCCGCGCCTCTATGTGG ATTCACCCATTTGGTtgaggcagcagcaggaggccCTGAAGAACTCCCAGCTCCTGCCCAAGTGCGGAGTGGTGTCGCCCTGTTTCAACAACATCAACCAAACGGTGGCCGCCGTGGCTTCGGTGACCACAGATCTCGAGCGAGAAATGTGGAACATAGTGGAGGCTTCCAGTGGCGCCGAGCTGGGTGAAACCAGCTACGAGTTCCCTTCCCCCGCTCCGGGTTCCCAGCGCAGCAGTGAACGAAACAGCAGTTCCACAGTCCCaccagctcctcctgctcctgcgaAGCCCTCAGTTCCGtccgcctcttacgacaaccACAACTACAGTTTCAGCCAGGATGAAGacgaagatgatgatgatctgGAGTTTGAGGACGTATTTGTGCCGGCCAGCTCTGTTCCGAATCCCACTCAACCTGGCATAGATCCCGTGGAACTGCGTCGCTCCCTGGCTTTGGTCATGAGGGAGAAGTTGCGATCGGATGACACGGACTCCAGGCCAATGGGCAACAATCAGGATCTTCCCATAGATGAACAGTCCAGGGAGAGACCGCTCTCCACTCAAACATCTCCCACTAATGGCCCGCTTCCGGCTCTTCTGCGGGCCAAACTCTTTGCTGGCAACTCCAATAGCGCTCACTGCCTGCCAGGATCCACGGCGAGTCCTGCTCCCCAGGAGCAATCCGGTGTCTTTGTGATCGATAGTGCGGCGAGTCCCGGCACAAATGGACACAAGCCTAAGTATCGAAAGGGCACGGCATTTACTAGGAGTTCGCTAAAGAAGAGTCGATCCTGCAACTGTAGTTCCATCGCTAAGGGACGAGGGGTCCACGACGAGCCCAGCAGTAATCTCTGCAGGGATCAGGAGTCCTCTGTGCATCCACAGCATCCGCAGCCAGCCAACCATCCCACAGAGAACTTCTTTAGTCCGCTGAGATCGGTGGGCAGTTTCATGCAGCATTCCAACCTGTTTCACTTCCTCCAGCCTCACGCCGCCCGTCCCACCTCATCGACGGCCTCGTCCTCGGCCTCCACGCCCACTCCTTCACCACCTCCCACGGGCCAGGCTCAGGAGGAAACTGTTCCAGTGGGTCTGACCACCTCCTCGCCGTCCCTTCTGGCGACCAGTGCGGAGAGTTGA
- the LOC6612822 gene encoding G-protein coupled receptor 161 isoform X1, producing MSAFRYFSITDFSFEGPLLPLHAATTSKDAKDSDSPSSELNIPYTVFEVLVAIVSIIGNVLVIIVFRRERKLRRRTNYYIVSLAMADLLVGALGIPFAILASMGLPRNLHACLFTVSLLVVLCTISIFCLVAVSVDRYWAILYPMAYSRNVRTRTAIFIISMCWVAGTIVGFLPLFGWHADVNHNQECLFVEVMDYNYLVFLYFATIITPALLMLAFYTHIYRVIIKQVRQIVTMNPASDLSRRSSAAVVQVTTPGRGGHTGTMLRVLGAARKRDVKATQNLSIIVLFFMICWIPLYTINCIKAFCPECYVHPKLTLFCIILSHLNSAVNPVLYAYHLKDFRAALKNLLLKMMGVDIDQQAEAIHRFSVASQHRLQSMDSNMRSTQPRLYVGEYSPIWLRQQQEALKNSQLLPKCGVVSPCFNNINQTVAAVASVTTDLEREMWNIVEASSGAELGETSYEFPSPAPGSQRSSERNSSSTVPPAPPAPAKPSVPSASYDNHNYSFSQDEDEDDDDLEFEDVFVPASSVPNPTQPGIDPVELRRSLALVMREKLRSDDTDSRPMGNNQDLPIDEQSRERPLSTQTSPTNGPLPALLRAKLFAGNSNSAHCLPGSTASPAPQEQSGVFVIDSAASPGTNGHKPKYRKGTAFTRSSLKKSRSCNCSSIAKGRGVHDEPSSNLCRDQESSVHPQHPQPANHPTENFFSPLRSVGSFMQHSNLFHFLQPHAARPTSSTASSSASTPTPSPPPTGQAQEETVPVGLTTSSPSLLATSAES from the exons ATGTCCGCCTTTCGATACTTCTCGATCACGGATTTCTCCTTCGAGGGACCTCTGCTCCCGCTGCACGCGGCCACCACGAGCAAGGATGCCAAGGACTCGGACAGCCCCAGCTCCGAGCTGAACATACCCTACACCGTCTTCGAGGTCCTGGTGGCCATCGTCAGCATCATCGGCAACGTGCTGGTGATCATCGTCTTCCGCCGGGAAAGAAAACTGCGACGCCGCACCAACTACTACATAGTATCCCTGGCCATGGCCGATCTGCTAGTGGGCGCGTTGGGCATTCCCTTCGCCATCCTGGCATCCATGGGACTACCCAGAAACCTCCATGCCTGCCTCTTCACCGTCTCCCTGCTCGTGGTGCTGTGTACTATCTCCATCTTCTGTCTGGTCGCCGTCTCCGTGGATCGATACTGGGCCATCCTATATCCGATGGCCTACTCAAGGAATGTCCGCACCCGCACGGCGATAT TCATCATCTCCATGTGCTGGGTGGCCGGGACGATAGTGGGCTTCCTGCCGCTTTTCGGCTGGCACGCCGATGTCAACCACAACCAGGAGTGTCTCTTCGTGGAGGTGATGGACTACAACTACCTCGTCTTCCTCTACTTTGCCACCATTATTACTCCAGCTCTGCTGATGCTGGCCTTCTACACGCACATCTACCGGGTCATCATTAAACAG GTCCGTCAGATCGTTACGATGAACCCCGCCTCCGATCTCAGTCGTCGCTCCTCGGCGGCCGTGGTGCAGGTGACAACACCCGGAAGAGGTGGGCACACGGGAACCATGCTGCGGGTCTTGGGCGCTGCAAGGAAGCGGGACGTCAAGGCCACCCAGAATCTGTCCATTATCGTGCTGTTCTTCATGATCTGCTGGATACCGCTCTATACGATCAACTGCATCAAGGCCTTCTGTCCCGAGTGCTATGTGCATCCCAAGCTGACGCTCTTCTGCATCATTCTGTCCCATCTGAACTCGGCGGTAAATCCGGTCCTGTATGCCTATCACCTCAAGGACTTCCGGGCCGCGCTGAAGAACTTACTCCTGAAGATGATGGGCGTGGACATTGATCAGCAGGCGGAGGCCATCCACCGCTTCTCGGTGGCCAGTCAGCATCGCCTGCAGTCCATGGACTCCAATATGCGCTCCACGCAGCCGCGCCTCTATGTGGGTGAGT ATTCACCCATTTGGTtgaggcagcagcaggaggccCTGAAGAACTCCCAGCTCCTGCCCAAGTGCGGAGTGGTGTCGCCCTGTTTCAACAACATCAACCAAACGGTGGCCGCCGTGGCTTCGGTGACCACAGATCTCGAGCGAGAAATGTGGAACATAGTGGAGGCTTCCAGTGGCGCCGAGCTGGGTGAAACCAGCTACGAGTTCCCTTCCCCCGCTCCGGGTTCCCAGCGCAGCAGTGAACGAAACAGCAGTTCCACAGTCCCaccagctcctcctgctcctgcgaAGCCCTCAGTTCCGtccgcctcttacgacaaccACAACTACAGTTTCAGCCAGGATGAAGacgaagatgatgatgatctgGAGTTTGAGGACGTATTTGTGCCGGCCAGCTCTGTTCCGAATCCCACTCAACCTGGCATAGATCCCGTGGAACTGCGTCGCTCCCTGGCTTTGGTCATGAGGGAGAAGTTGCGATCGGATGACACGGACTCCAGGCCAATGGGCAACAATCAGGATCTTCCCATAGATGAACAGTCCAGGGAGAGACCGCTCTCCACTCAAACATCTCCCACTAATGGCCCGCTTCCGGCTCTTCTGCGGGCCAAACTCTTTGCTGGCAACTCCAATAGCGCTCACTGCCTGCCAGGATCCACGGCGAGTCCTGCTCCCCAGGAGCAATCCGGTGTCTTTGTGATCGATAGTGCGGCGAGTCCCGGCACAAATGGACACAAGCCTAAGTATCGAAAGGGCACGGCATTTACTAGGAGTTCGCTAAAGAAGAGTCGATCCTGCAACTGTAGTTCCATCGCTAAGGGACGAGGGGTCCACGACGAGCCCAGCAGTAATCTCTGCAGGGATCAGGAGTCCTCTGTGCATCCACAGCATCCGCAGCCAGCCAACCATCCCACAGAGAACTTCTTTAGTCCGCTGAGATCGGTGGGCAGTTTCATGCAGCATTCCAACCTGTTTCACTTCCTCCAGCCTCACGCCGCCCGTCCCACCTCATCGACGGCCTCGTCCTCGGCCTCCACGCCCACTCCTTCACCACCTCCCACGGGCCAGGCTCAGGAGGAAACTGTTCCAGTGGGTCTGACCACCTCCTCGCCGTCCCTTCTGGCGACCAGTGCGGAGAGTTGA
- the LOC6612824 gene encoding uncharacterized protein LOC6612824 — translation MCCWCARVYWTVLHNLLARMMDSLMEVRSPTFCSCCFGYQRQASQEGDVAERVSSTDDDPQQQPREDYVIVDDADVNYAEIEERHVEKEQYYFTVDRLTAERMLHGREDGSCLVRPFKAADQWIRYIVSIWAADQYYHLFIRQVDRRQRYAIGQKKSQERCFGSPSEIVEFYTEHPLLCTNKVRSQCVQLRPISYA, via the exons ATGTGCTGCTGGTGTGCACGTGTCTACTGGACGGTTTTGCACAATCTCCTGGCTCGCATGATGGACAGCCTGATGGAAGTCAGATCACCCACCTTCTGTAGCTGCTGCTTCGGTTATCAGCGGCAGGCCAGTCAGGAAGGTGACGTCGCAGAACGGGTTTCCAGCACCGACGACGATCCACAACAGCAGCCCCGTGAAGATTACGTCATTGTGG ACGATGCCGATGTCAACTATGCGGAGATCGAGGAGCGGCATGTGGAAAAGGAGCAGTACTACTTCACAGTGGATCGTCTTACGGCGGAGCGAATGCTCCACGGACGAGAGGACGGGTCCTGCCTGGTTCGACCTTTCAAGGCAGCCGACCAGTGGATCCGGTACATAGTGAGCATCTGGGCGGCGGATCAGTACTATCACCTGTTCATAAGGCAAGTGGATAGGAGACAGCGCTACGCTATAGGCCAGAAGAAGTCCCAGGAGCGCTGCTTCGGATCCCCTTCGGAAATTGTGGAGTTCTACACGGAGCATCCACTTCTCTGCACCAACAAAGTCCGGAGCCAGTGCGTCCAACTCCGTCCCATCAGTTACGCTTAG
- the LOC6612825 gene encoding uncharacterized protein LOC6612825, translating to MEPTPTPNMLKQILLKNHQDAILQLQGHSPSPSLSFGAASMADSRERIRGPSRDGREFLTSPRQVLRRLMLLSEGRQYREAAGVVGRLGPSVLRSVIAELPLDLLLEHLPHSAYLLESFFTRLTTLNTTPKPDVPSETVAWQLVRLFANPHESGLRQRCTRLLQALAQYEPGLRQTLRERRRSFDKAVQGLGVHGLTTDSSGQLISLHVALKTELQRHVDTYKMAIHKLEELSMVTINQDPAHSSHQRLLAINYGDIQQRLIDNKTLLTMLDKPALKQLQTLVENLSTRVENDKEVLTCVGQVRRLDSQALVEKRPAAGLLMNFSRGCEVVLNMMGPEGGPPGSSHSIGKNTPPGGASTSSCSDGYHSDDSGSDDGSEMVSLYRNLYVENRADALEALDSLPQIKHAHSLKGKILFSMIVLSFRLCHGMRERKVLEVRRVLNCPLDSSSETTLSLDRSVRQHLFETAESFPLGEIERSVFNQVLSTLHEYPCLESCPPLTHYVSACVRLAWRMINQKAPYYLDMDFNLGFLRPEKHERHPQADRRSDLIKAFLWPALMQNNQCAFKAVVAT from the exons ATGGAACCTACGCCCACACCCAATATGCT CAAGCAGATCCTGCTTAAGAATCACCAGGACGCTATTCTGCAGCTCCAGGGTCATTCTCCGTCGCCTTCCCTGTCCTTCGGCGCCGCATCGATGGCGGACAGCAGGGAACGGATTCGTGGACCCTCCAGGGATGGTCGCGAGTTCCTGACCAGTCCGCGACAGGTTCTTCGTCGTCTGATGCTCCTCTCGGAGGGCAGGCAGTACAGGGAGGCTGCTGGCGTGGTTGGCAGACTGGGTCCCTCAGTTCTCAGATCAGTGATCGCCGAGCTCCCTCTGGACCTGCTGCTGGAGCACCTGCCTCACAGTGCCTATCTTCTGGAGTCTTTCTTTACCAG ATTGACCACCCTGAATACCACTCCCAAGCCAGATGTGCCTAGTGAAACGGTGGCCTGGCAATTGGTACGTCTGTTCGCTAATCCGCATGAATCGGGACTCCGGCAGAGATGCACTCGACTGCTCCAGGCCTTGGCTCAGTACGAACCAGGGCTCCGGCAGACTTTGAGGGAAAGGAGACGTAGTTTTGATAAAGCTGTACAAGGTCTTGGGGTCCATGGGCTCACCACCGATTCCTCTGGTCAGCTTATTTCCCTACATGTAGCCCTGAAAACCGAGCTGCAACGCCATGTGGATACCTACAAGATGGCCATTCACAAGCTGGAGGAGCTGAGCATGGTGACGATCAACCAAGACCCTGCTCACTCCTCCCACCAACGATTGTTGGCTATCAATTATGGGGACATTCAGCAGCGACTGATCGACAACAAGACCCTGCTCACAATGCTGGACAAGCCGGCTCTCAAGCAGCTCCAAACGCTGGTCGAGAATCTCAGCACGCGGGTGGAGAACGACAAGGAGGTGCTCACCTGCGTGGGTCAGGTGCGTCGTCTGGACTCACAGGCGCTCGTGGAGAAGCGCCCTGCCGCCGGTCTGCTGATGAACTTCTCCCGCGGCTGCGAGGTGGTGCTCAACATGATGGGTCCTGAGGGAGGTCCTCCGGGCTCCTCCCACTCCATTGGAAAGAACACTCCCCCAGGCGGCGCCAGCACGAGCAGCTGCAGCGATGGATACCATTCGGACGACTCTGGAAGCGATGACGGCAG CGAAATGGTGTCGCTCTATCGGAATCTCTACGTCGAGAACCGAGCGGACGCCTTGGAGGCGTTGGACAGTCTTCCCCAGATAAAACACGCGCACAGCCTCAAGGGGAAGATACTCTTCTCCATGATCGTG CTCTCCTTCCGCCTGTGCCACGGGATGCGGGAGCGGAAGGTCCTGGAAGTTCGGCGGGTTCTGAATTGCCCCTTGGACAGTAGCAGTGAGACCACCTTGTCCCTGGACAGATCCGTTCGACAGCACCTCTTCGAGACCGCCGAAAGTTTCCCGCTGGGCGAGATCGAGCGATCGGTGTTCAACCAGGTGCTATCTACTCTGCACGAGTACCCCTGCCTGGAGTCCTGCCCCCCGTTGACGCACTACGTCAGTGCCTGTGTCCGCCTGGCCTGGAGGATGATCAACCAGAAGGCGCCCTACTACCTGGACATGGACTTCAACCTGG GCTTCCTAAGGCCCGAGAAACACGAGCGGCATCCCCAGGCGGACCGGCGATCCGATCTGATAAAGGCCTTCCTCTGGCCCGCCCTGATGCAGAACAACCAGTGCGCCTTCAAGGCGGTGGTGGCCACCTGA